A window of Roseobacter fucihabitans genomic DNA:
GATGCAGGGGAATGGGGCGCGCAAACCATGCGACCTTCTGGCAAAACGCGGCTTTTGTCTCCCTGTGGAACACATCGCGCCTGATAGGGGGCTAAGATATGGCCATGACTGACAAACTGCGCCTTGGCGTGAACATCGACCATGTGGCGACGGTGCGCAATGCGCGGGGCGGTGACACGCCTGATCCGCTGCGCGCGGCGCGCATTGCCGAAAGTGCAGGGGCGGATGGCATCACCGCGCATCTGCGCGAGGACCGCCGCCATATTTCGGATGCGGACATCGAGGGGCTGATGGAGGTTTTGAGCGTGCCTTTAAACTTCGAGATGGCCGCCACCGATGAAATGCAGAAAATTGCACTGCGTCACAAACCCCACGCGGTTTGTCTTGTGCCCGAAAAGCGCGAAGAACGCACCACCGAGGGCGGGCTTGAGGTCGCGCGCGAGGAAAACAAGCTGGCGCATTTTATCGCCCCCCTGCGTGAGGCCGGGTGCCGCGTGTCGATCTTTATTGCCGCAGACAAACGCCAGATCGAGGCCGCCCACCGCATCGGTGCCCAGATCATCGAGATCCACACCGGCGCTTATTGCGACGCGCATAGCGAGGGCGATTTCGTCGCGCGCGACGCCGAACTCGAACGCATGCGCGAAATGTCCACATTCGCCCATGCGCTGGGTCTTGAGGTCCACGCAGGTCACGGGCTGACCTATGAGACGGTGAAACCCGTCGCCGCCTTTCCCGAAGTGATGGAACTCAACATCGGCCATTTCCTGATCGGTGAGGCGATCTTTCGCGGGCTGGAACCGGCGATCCACGAGATGCGCCGCCTGATGGAGGAGGCGCGCGCATGAAAAGGCTGTATCTGGCCGCGACGCTCTGGTTCATGTCGCTGCCAGCTCTGGCGCAGGATTGGGGCGATCTGAATGCCGTCATTCTGCCCGCGTTGTCCTCCTCCGGCACGTCCGAGGCGACCTTCTGGCTGCCCAATGTGAATGACCCTGAAGCCGCCAGCCTGTCTCTGGCCGTGGTCTATGAATATATCCAGGGTTCTGCGGGCAACACCTCTATCGCCGTCGGGTTTTTTGTCCGACAACCGACGGGTTGGGCTTTTGGTGGCACGGTCGAAAATCTGTTTGGTCACAACCCTCGTGATGCGGTGTTCGCTGACAGCTTCGTGGAGCTGACGACAACCACGCTTGGCCCCAACGAGCCGCGCTGCTGTCCGACCATGCAAACCCGCTGGCGGGTGGATTACCAGAGCCGCACGGCGCAGCGGCTGAACTGAGGCGCGCCCATGATTCTCGGCATCGGCACGGACATCGCGAATATCGAGCGTATCCAAGGCACGCTGGACCGTTTCGGTGACCGCTTCCGCAATCGCGTCTTCACCGAGGTCGAACAGAAGAAGGCCGAACGGCGCAAGGATGCCGCCGGGACCTACGCCAAACGCTGGGCCGCTAAGGAGGCCTGCTCCAAAGCGCTTGGCACCGGACTCGCCATGGGCATTGCCTGGAAGGACATGTCCGTGAGCAACCTCAAGACCGGCCAGCCGGTGATGCATGTGACCGGCTGGGCGCGCGAACGGCTCGATAAAATGACCCCGCCCGGACATGTCGCGACCATCCACGTCACGCTGACGGATGATCACCCCTGGGCGCAGGCCTTCGTAGTCATTGAGGCCCGCCCGATGCCCGATTAACTCTTTGCTCACAAAGATCCGTTCCCGCTCCCTTTACGCCGTCCCGATACATGGCCTGTGGATGCTCTCTGCATCGTGATTTTTCACAAAAACACGCGCGTTAACCGTAATTAACCAAGATTGGGCGGCACGGGTCGCAAACCGTCACGTCCCCCCGCCTTGACTTGCCCCCCGCGCCCCCGCATTTAGACGCAAATCATATCACGGGAGCGCCCCATGGCCGCCAAGGAAGAAAAGAAGCAGAACGCGATCATCGAGACGATCAAAACCGTCGTCTATGCGCTGCTTATTGCCGGTGTATTCCGCACCCTGTTTTTCCAGCCGTTCTGGATCCCCTCGGGCTCCATGAAAGAGACCCTGCTGGTGGGCGATTTTCTCTTTGTGAATAAGATGGCCTATGGCTATTCCTATGCCTCCTGTCCCAGCGTGATCCTGCCGCGTTTCGGGATCAATATCGACGCCAAGAACATTTGCGGTTTCCTTGACGGTGACAACACGCGCCTGTTTGCCGGTGAGCCCGAGCGCGGCGATGTTGTGGTGTTCCGCCACCCGGTATCGGGGCGTGATTATATCAAGCGGGTGATCGGCATGCCGGGTGACAGCATCCAGATGCGGGGTGGGGTCGTGTTGATCAACGGCACGCCCGCGCCACAGGAACCCGCTGGTTTCTTTGAAGAAACCATGGAACCGCAAGGTCCCGAGGGGCGCCGCCCACGTTGTGCCAACGGTCCCGTTGGCGACGGTGGCATCTGTCGCAAAGCGCGCGCCATCGAGACTTTGCCAGGCGGCAGGACCCATGCGGTGCTCGACATCGGCGTGCAGGCCTCTGACAGCACTGGCGTCTATCAGGTGCCCGAGGGGCATTATTTCTTCATGGGCGACAACCGGGATAATTCCGCCGACAGCCGCCTGGGTCCCCAGATACAGGGCGTCGGTTACGTCCCGCTGGAAAACCTGATCGGACGTGCGGACCGCATCGTGTTTTCCTCCGCAGGGCGCTCCATGCTGTTCTTCTGGACCTGGCGTGCGGATCGTTTTTTCAAGGCGGTCGAGTGAAGCTTTCCGCTGAATTGAAGTCCTTTCAGGACCGGCTGGGGCATGTGTTTGCGCGCCCGGATTTATTGGCGCAGGCGGTGACGCATGCGTCGATGTCCTCGGCCAATCGGGATGACAATCAGCGGCTTGAATTTCTGGGGGACCGGGTCCTTGGATTGGTCATGGCAGAGGCGCTTCTGGCGTTGGACAAGGCTGCGGCCGAGGGACAATTAGCGCCGCGTTTCAATGCGTTGGTGCGTAAGGAAACCTGTGCTGATGTGGCCCGCGAGATTGATCTCGGGGCGGTTCTGCGGCTGGGACGTTCCGAAATGTTATCGGGCGGGCGGCGCAAACAGGCGCTGCTTGGGGATGGTATCGAAGCGGTGATTGCGGCGGTCTATCTGGATGCGGGGTTCGAGGTCGCCAAAGCGCTGATCCTGAACCTTTGGGGAACGCGCATCCACGAGGTCGAAGAGGATGCGCGCGACGCCAAAACCGCGTTGCAGGAATGGGCGCAGGCACGGGGTCTGCCCCCGCCCGCCTACGTTGAAGTGGCGCGCAGCGGGCCGGATCATGCGCCGGTTTTCACGATCGCGGCACAGCTTGAAACCGGAGAGAGCCAGCAGGCCACCGCCGGATCCAAACGGCAGGCCGAACAGGCCGCAGCCGGTAACCTATTGTCAGAACTGGAAAAAACGTCATGAGCACGCGCGCCGGTTTTGTCGCCCTGATCGGGGAGCCCAATGCGGGTAAATCCACGCTCCTCAACCGCATGGTGGGGGCCAAGGTTTCCATCGTGACCCATAAGGTGCAAACCACGCGGGCGCGTATTCGCGGCGTGGCGATGGAGGGGCAAAGCCAGATCGTTTTCGTGGACACGCCGGGTCTGTTTCAACCGCGCCGTCGTCTGGATCGGGCGATGGTTGCCGCCGCCTGGGGGGGCGCTGCGGATGCGGATGTCGTGGTCTTGCTTATTGAGGCGCAACGCGGCGTGACCGAGGGCGTCGAACGCATCCTTGAGGGTTTGGAAGACATCGGTGAGGGGCGCAAAGTTGCGCTTGCGATCAACAAGATAGACCGCGTGCAGGCCGAAGTCTTGCTGGGCCTTAGTCAGAAGCTGAATGAGCAATACCCCTTTGTCGAAACCTTCATGATTTCCGCCGAAAAAGGCCATGGTGTCGTGGCCCTGCGCCACTGGCTTGCCGGGCAGGTGCCGACAGGTCCGTGGCTTTACCCCGAAGACCAGATTGCCGACCTGCCGATGCGTATGATCGCCGCCGAAATGACGCGCGAAAAACTGACGCTGCGTCTGCATCAGGAGTTGCCCTATCAGCTTACCGTGGAGACCGAAGGTTGGGAAGAGCGAAAGGACGGATCGGCCAAGATCGACCAGCTGATCTATGTCATCCGCGACGGTCACAAGGGGATCGTGCTGGGCAACAAGGGTGAGACGATCAAGGCCGTGTCCAAGGCCGCACGCGAGGAGTTGGAAGAGTTTCTGGGCCGCAAGATCCATTTGTTTTTACAGGTAAAAGTGCGCCCCAATTGGCTGGACGAGTCTGAGCGGTATTCGCAGATGGGTCTCAATTTCAAAGATGGCAATGCGTGAGGGGACCTGAATGGCGCGCCTGACGGCACGGTTCTGGATTGACGCCTATCTGGCGCGGCTGCGGATTGAAAACATCCCGGCGTTTATCGTGTCCCACGGTGATGATACTGCCGGCAGCGTGCTGGTGAAGGTGAACCATCTGAACGGCCATGCAGACCTCTATCAGCGCAGTTATGATCTGATGTCCGATAGCCAGTCATGGAATGTTCTGGCGCAGGGCGATGAAGCGGAAATGGACAATGCGATCAAACGCCAACAGGGCTTTGATCCGGATCTTTGGGTGGTCGAGGTCGAGGACCGGCAGGGGCGGCACCTGCTGGATCAACCCGGTCTTGAGTGATGGAATGGCGCGATCAGGGGATATTGCTCAGCACCCGGCGCCACGGGGAAACATCCGCGATCATTGAAGTTTTTACGCCTGATCATGGCCGTCACGCGGGCGTCGTGCGCGGGGGCACCAGCCGCAAGATTGCGCCGATCCTGCAACCGGGCGCGCAGCTTGATGTGACCTGGCGCGCGCGTCTTGAGGATCATATCGGCAGCTTTAACGTGGAGCCCGTGCGCAGCCGTGCCGCCGTTGCCATGGGCGATCGCATGGCGCTTGCGGGGCTTAACGCCGTGACCGCGCTGCTGGGTTTCTGTCTGCCGGAACGCGAACCGCATGCCCCCCTCTACCGTCGCTCCGAACAATTACTCGATCTACTGGAGCAGGGGGATCTTTGGCCTCTGGCCTATTTGCGATGGGAAATCAGCCTTTTGGAGGAGATGGGCTATGCTCTGGACCTCAATACCTGCGCCGTGACGGGCACGACACAGGACCTCATTTACGTGTCCCCTAAATCGGGCCGTGCGGTGTCACGCGGGGCCGTGGGTGAGTGGCGGGATCGGATGTTGCCCTTGCCGGAGGTGCTGCGGGGCCGGGGGGAAGCCGGGACTGATGAAATCGCCCAAGGGCTTGTGACGACGGGTTATTTTCTGAGCGCCCATCTGGCACAGGATTTGGGAAACAAGCCCTTGCCCGAAGCGCGCGCGCGCTTCATCGAAGCGTTAAGCCGTCGGCTTTGAACACCATGATGCGGCCTTCATCATTGGACAGCAGCAGCGTGTCGCCAAGCACTTCGGACAGGCTCATTTGCGTAAGCGCTGTAAAATACGCGATCTCCGCGTCCAGATCAGGACAGGCCAGACGCGTCGCCGCAATCGGTCCGGCCTCAAACCAGGGGTATGGTACGGCCATGGTCGCGCCATAGGCGTTACAGGGCGCTTTTCCGGCGATCTGGCCGGTTTCGGGGAAGGTGAGCGTCGCATCATAGATCACGGATGCATTGTCGAGCTCCACGAGCCGCCAAGTCCTGTCAGCGGCACCGTAAGCTCTGACAGTTTCGTCACCTTGACACCCGGTCAGGATAAATACCGCCGCCACAAGTGCGCAAAACAGATACTTCATACCGACTATTTTAACGCCAGCACAAGGTCGATCATAGTGTCAAATGCGGCGCTTGGATTGGCTTGATCACCCAAGTGGGGCAAGCCGATCAAAGCGCCGAGGCAGCTTTGTGCAAAACCGGGGTTGGTCACGCCTAACTGGCGCAAAAGACTGCTGAAATATGTCAGTCTTTCCGCATCCACCTGTGCAATCGCAAAGGCAACATCGGGCGATGTTTTCGCCCAGGCTCTGAAGGCCGAATCCTGTTCATCTGACAGGATCAAAGCCCCAAACCGGCGCAGCCTCTGCTCTGCTGATCCGTCTTCGGAGAGTGCGGTGAGCACATCGGCAAAGGCACGGGATTGCCAGTCGGCCAGTATCGCCTGCTGAAAGGCAGGAACGTCCTTGAAGTGCCAATAAAATGAGCCTTTGGTGGTCCCAATCTTGCGCGCCAGAGGTTCGGCGGCCAAAGCTGCGGCACCGTTTTCGACCAGTTCCGAAAGACCGGCCTCAATCCATAATTGGCGGGTGAGTCGCTGATGTTTCATGCTTCAGGATTATGGAGCCAATGGCGATGCTGCAAGCGCGAAACAGCCGGATTCTACGGAATATTAATTGGCCCAACGCTGCAAGCCAAAATCCTCCTGTTTCGCCCGATAAAACGGCAATAACTTGCCGCATTCCGGTGTTAGGACAGCAAGCGACGGGCAATTACCTGAGCTTGGATTTCCGCGGCTCCCTCGAAGATGTTCAAGATGCGGGCATCGCACAAGACCCGACTGATCTTATACTCAAGCGCGAAGCCGTTGCCGCCATGGATCTGCAAACCATTATCCGCCGCTGCCCAGGCCACCCGCGCTCCGAGCAGTTTTGCCATGCCCGCTTCGACGTCACAGCGTCGCCCCTGATCCTTCTCGAAGGCCGAAAAATAGGTAAGCTGGCGTGCAATCATGATCTCGACGGCCATCATCGCCAGTTTGCCGGACACACGGGGGAATTCGATCAGCGATTTGCCAAATTGCTTGCGGTCTTGGGCATATTGCATGGATATGTCCAATGCGGATTGAGCCACCCCGATCGCACGGGCGGCGGTCTGAATACGGGCGCTCTCGAAGGTCTCCATCAATTGCTTGAAGCCCTTGCCTTCCTCGCCGCCAAGAAGGTTTTCACCCTTCACGTGGAAATTGTCGAAGGCCAGTTCATATTCCTTCATGCCGCGATAGCCGAGCACCTCGATTTCGCCACCCGTCATCCCCTCTGTCGGGAACGGGTTGGCATCATCGCCCGGCGTCTTTTCGGCTAAAAACATGGACAAGCCTTTGTAATCAGACGTTTCTGGGTCCGTGCGCGCCAGTAAGGTCATGATTTGTGTGCGCGTTGCATGCGTGATCCAGGTCTTGTTGCCGGTCACACGGTAATCCTCACCATCCTTGACGGCGCGTGTGCGCAGGCTGCCCAGGTCGGAGCCGGTGTTGGGTTCGGTAAACACTGCCGTCGGCAGGGTTTCGGCTGAGGCCAGGCGGGGCAGCCATTTTTCCTTTTGAGCGTCGGTGCCACCGGCGATGATCAATTCGGCGGCGATTTCCGAGCGGGTGCCCAGGCTGCCGACCCCGATGTAGCCGCGTGACAATTCCTCGGACACGACGCACATAGAGGCCTTGGACAGTCCGAAGCCGCCGTATTCTTCGGGGATGGTCAGCCCGAACACGCCCATTTCTGCGAGCTCTTCGATCACTTCCATCGGGATCAACTCATCCTTCAGGTGCCAATCATGCGCATAGGGTTCAACCTTCTCAACGGCATAGCGGCGGAATTGCTCGCGGATCATCTCAAGCTCTTCGTCCAGCCCGGATACGCCGACCGTATTATTGGCGGATTGTTCCTGCATCAATTCGACCAGACGGCTGCGCGCGGCTTGCGTGTTGCCCCCCTGCGTCAGGGTCATCACGGCCGGTTCCATTAAGGCGCGCATATCGGATTGGCTCAACCCCAGGTCCTGCAACCGCAGGATTTCACCCTGGTTCATCTGGATTCCACCGTAAATCTGCCACAGATATTCGCCAAAGGCGATCTGATGCAGCAATTGTTCGGTCTCTCCAAAGGTTCCTTTTGACTTCAGGTCTTCGGCCCAACGCTGCATTTGGCGTAACGCCTGAGCATAGGTTGCCAGCCACGCAAGGCCATGCGCCGCAGTCTGATGCGCTTCGATCAACGCGCCGGACACCCGGTCACCTTCACTTACCAGTGTTTTTACGCGGGCAGTTGCTGTTTTGAGCACCGCATCAACAGGCCCGAGCGCCTGTCCAGTCATCTCAAGTAGTCCCTCGATCACAACTGTCGTAGCAATGGGCGGTGTCTGTCCATCATGCGGCATCTTTGTCATCCTCTCTAGATCGTCAGTGATGTAGTTCTTTCGCAGTTGCAGCGCAACAAAAATACCAAGAATAATACATTTTTGATTGAATATTTCGCATCAATTCACGTCGTGTTGAGAGGATAGGTCTGCGTTTGGGTGGCGCAAGTGGGTTAGCTGTTAAAAATTACTGCTGGAAAAAGGAAAAGCACCGCTTTCGCGATGCTTCCCAGTCACACTTGTTAACAAGACTAAATGATTAAACGGACGATCTGGTGGCGGGTGCGCCCGCTCACCGAAAGATTTTTTTGTCTGAGGCTTAACCCTGCCGCGCGACAGTCACGCCGGAGACATCCTCGATAAAAGTAACAATGCGCGTCTTTATCGAGTCATCCCGAATTGCGGCAAGTGCTGTGACGATTTCGAGACTTGGGTCCCGTGCCTGCATATTTTCCGCTGATGTATCAATACCTTCAAAGAAGTATGAGGTCGGAACGTGAAGTATGCGGGATAACTCATAAAGCCTGCTGGCGGCGATTCGATTGGACCCGATTTCGTATTTCTGGATCTGCTGAAACGAAAGATTCAATTCCCGAGCGACATCTGTCTGGGACAAACGTCGCATCGTGCGAATCTGTTTCAATCTGCGGCCAACGTGAACATCGACTGGATGTGACATAACTATTTAACACCTCTGGTTGTGACTATGTTCACTCTTCACGGGAATAGCCGACTCGTTCAACTGACTACCTTTTTCTTTTTTTTGATTAAAAATGTTCTGATGCTGGATGAAAAATGTTGCATTAGTGGATGATTTATTTACCATCAACCGCGATGAATAGGATTGTGAACCCTTCTGAAACAACACAAGCGGTAACAAAAACCGCAGAATCTCATGGCCTTTTGCATGAGATGATCCGATCGTTCACGACTCTTGCGAGGACGTTAAATCTTAGTCACGCGGTAAAGGAGTTGGGGAGCACACGCCAAACCCTGCGTCGCCACATAACGCAGCTGGAGGGAATCAAAGGCGTTGCGTTGTTTACGGTAGAAGAGCGGCAGTATCGCTTGACCGAAGAGGGTGAGCGCGCGCTGCCGGAAGCCCTGGATATTCTGGCGCGTGGCAATGCCTGGTTGAATCGTAGCGTGCGCCATGTGGATGGGCTGCAGCTGTTCAATACGACCCTGCCGAACGGCTGGTGTTTTTGGCAACAGCAACATTCGCTCAGTCGGATATGGAATTCCCCCTCCTGCCTCATGCGCGAGACGCTGAGAAGCTGGTCGATGTCTGGCGGGGATATCGAATCACCCATGATGGAACATGTCCGCCCTTATCTGATCGTTTATCGCCATACGATCGCGGGCTGGATATGTGTCGAGTTCGGCGAGCAGTCTTTTTTCGTAAAATGGTTCGGTTGGGCGAAAGCGCGCAGCAGTGTGGGAAGGTCTTTGGGCCGGATGCCGGGTGGGGATGACTTCGCGCGCATGTTGGATCAGCCTTTTCACGAAGTTCAAACCACGCAAAATGTGCGTCTGGATCACGTATTTACACTTGTTCCGCGCGAATCTGACGGAACTTTGCAGCCCGTTAACTATCAACGCTTGATGCTTGGGGGACGATTCCCTGACGGTAGTTTGGCGCTTTATGCTTTGGTCGAGCCATCAGCAGATGTTGAGATATTTGGTCTGGATCAAGGCAAAATTGTGCAACCTTCTGCCGAGATTATGGTAAATTTCGATCCGGTTAACGCAAAATACGAGCGTTAACCACTTAATTAGGCTAGCCTTTGTCTGAGGATGCTCGGCAAAGGAGTTTTGGCATGTCATTTCACAGCATGAACGAAGGGGCGCAATTCGTCGCTACCAGTCGTGATATTTTACTACAAAATCAAATTAAGGTCACAATTGGGTCAGATTTCTTAGAATACCGCAAACTGCTGAGAGAAGAACGGCCGCAGCAGATCATGGGGGCTCCCTTCGATCCGGACATGCACGATCTTAACCATAAAAACGCTTTTTGGCTGGTGGCGCGCGATTCCGACGGGCTCATGATGCACACTCAGGCCTCGCGTCTCATCAATCTCAAGCAGCGCACGCTCAGCGGCTATATGCTCAAACGATTCCGTGATTTCCCCCCGGCAATCCCGGATATTGATCTGAAACGCTCCCGCTATCGCGCGAGCCCGGGTGCGAATCGCATTACCGGAGATGTTGTTTACCACGGCGAGGTCTGGATGGGTGATACGGGTCAATATCGCGGAACCGGGCTGTCCACGGTGTTGGCACGCTACGGCATTCATGAGGCCATGTGCCGTTGGAACCCCGATTATATCTTTGGTTTCATGGCCAGAACAGTTGCCTTTAAAGGGTTTGCCGAGCGTATGGGGTATATGCACAACGAGCCTGGTGCATTGCGGTGGTACCGCAAAGGCAGTGACATGCCGTTGGAGGGCTTTGTCAGCTATCTCAGCAATGAAGACACCAGGTATCTACTGCAGATGCCAGTGGTAGATGTCGTGGATGTCCCCCAACCACAGTCCAAAGCGGCTTAGAAGCCAGACCGTCAAAAGCGCAGGGCAACCGCGATCAACTGATCGCGGCTGCTTTGACCTCATCATCAATGAACGGCAGATACTGCTCGAAATTATCCGAGAACATTTTGACCAGTTTTGCCGCTTGTCGATCATAGCTTTCCGCGTCGTCCCAAGTGCGACGCGGATCTAGCAGGATGTTCGGGACGCCTTTGACATCAACCGGGACATCAAAGCCGAAGTTTGGATCCTTGCGAAACGCGGCATCCGCCAATGATCCATCCAACGCGGCCGTCAGCAGCCCGCGCGTGGCCCTGATCGGCATACGACTGCCGGTGCCGTAAGCACCACCCGTCCATCCGGTGTTCACCAGCCAACATGTCGCACCGTGGGTCGCGATCTTTTCGCGTAGGAGATTGCCATAGACCTCCGGTCGGCGCGGCATGAAAGGTGCGCCGAAACACGTTGAAAAAGTCGGTTCCGGCTCCGTCACGCCACGTTCGGTTCCGGCAACTTTGGACGTGAAGCCGGACAGGAAGTGATACATCGCCTGCGCCGGAGTTAGGCGCGAGATCGGGGGCAGCACTCCAAATGCATCACAGGTCAGCATGATAATGTTCTTAGGATGACCGCCTCGCGCTGAGGCCGAAGCATTTGAAATGTAATGCAAAGGATAGGCGCAGCGCATGTTCGCGGTCAGGCTGTCGTCCTCAAAGTCGAGATCCTTGGTATCCTCATCGTAGGTCATATTCTCGATGACGGTGCCGAATTTTTCCGTGGTGGCATAGATTTCGGGCTCGGCATCCGCGCTCAGGCTGATGGTCTTGGCATAGCAACCGCCCTCAAAGTTGAAAGTGCCCGTGTCTGACCACCCGTGTTCGTCATCGCCGATCAAGATGCGCGCCGGATCGGCCGACAGCGTCGTTTTTCCTGTCCCGGACAGACCAAAGAAAACAGCCGTATCGACCGGATTTCCCGTAGCGTGATTGGCCGAGCAGTGCATCGGCATCACACCCTTGCCAGGTAAAAGGTAATTCAGCAGGGTGAAAACAGATTTTTTGTTTTCGCCAGCGTATTCGGTGCCGCCGATCAATATGAGTTTCTTGTCAAAATTCATCGCGATCACGGTGTCGGATCGACAATTATGACGTTTGGGGTCCGCCTTGAAACTGGGGCAATTTATGACCGTGAAATCGGCGATGAAATGGTCAAGATCTTCGCGGTCTGGACGGCGCAGCATGTGGCGGATAAACAGCCCGTGCCAGGCCAGCTCCGTGATCATGCGCACATTGATCGCATGTTTCGGGTCAGCACCGCCAATCAGATCCTGAACGAAATAGTCCCGCCCTCCCATATGCGCAATCATATCCGCATAAAGCGCGTCAAACCCTTCTGGCGACATCGCGGCGTTGTTTTCCCACCAGATCGTTTCCGTAACACTTGGCGTTTTAACGACATGTTTATCCTTGGGGGAGCGCCCGGTGAATTTCCCCGTCGTGACCAAAAAAGCACCGCCTTTACCCAAGCTGCCTTCGCCTCGGCCAAGCGCTTGTTGGATCAAATCGGGCTCGATCAGATTGTAATAAACGGTTCCGGTCCCGGCGATCCCTTGATCTTCAAGCGTAAAATCTGGGTTTACCCGTCCATGTGTCATCTGTCGTTCTCCTTTTCGGCGCAACAGTTACATGCGCATAGGGGTCTTAACATGACGTTTTTGCAATTGAACAGGACGCTTTGAGTCGTTAGCGCCACCATCGTAGATTTTGTTTTGAGACTTTTAAATATGCGCCGATGGCGGTTCGTGTCGCGCGTTTAACTGGTGCATAATTCAGTCATTAGTAATCAAATTATGACCCCAATACCTTCGAGTGTCGTGCTGATTCGCACTTGATCAGAAGTTTAACGGGTAACGACGCATTCTGTTGTCTGAGACTTCAAACAACAAACGAGCAGTACAAGGAAACGGGCAATGTCAAGAATAGCTTTGGTTGATGATGACAGGAATATCCTGACCTCTGTGTCCATGACGCTGGAAGCGGAGGGCTTTGAGGTTGAAACCTACAACGATGGGCAGGCCGCGCTTGATGCCTTCAACAAGAAGCTCCCCGATATGGCAGTGCTGGATATTAAGATGCCGCGTATGGATGGCATGGATCTGCTGCAACGGTTGCGTCAGAAAACAGCGATGCCGGTCATTTTTTTAACTTCGAAGGATGATGAAATCGATGAGGTGCTCGGCTTGCGGATGGGGGCTGACGATTACGTCAAGAAGCCCTTTTCGCAACGTCTTCTGGTGGAGCGAATTCGCGCGCTTCTGCGGCGCCAGGACGCTGTGGCAGGTGATGTGGTTGCCGACAGTGAAGAAACCAAGGTGATGGAGCGCGGCGATTTGCGTATGGATCCCCTGCGCCACGCGGTCAGCTGGAAGGGGAATGATGTTTCTCTGACCGTGACCGAATTTCTGCTCCTACAGGCGCTGGCCCAGCGGCCCGGTTTTGTGAAATCGCGCGACCAACTTATGGATGTCGCCTATGATGACCAAGTCTATGTGGATGATCGCACAATCGACAGTCACATCAAACGCCTTCGTAAAAAAATGCGAACGGCAGATGACGCATTCTCGGCAATAGAGACCCTTTATGGCATCGGGTATCGGTACAACGGGGAATAAGCAGACAAATGGTTTCGGCCGAGAGGAACTTTATACGCGACATGACGCCTCCGCCGGCTCAAAATGATGGTGTTGATGTTGGGGCCGCTACTGATAGGCCGGATGCGGATGAAAATCGAAGCTCGCACAGGAGCCGCAGCATTTTATTCCTGCGTGCGTCGCCGTTGACGCGTAAGATCATCACGCTGAATCTGATTGCGTTGACGTTTCTTTTTGCTGGCTTCGCTTATCTGAGCTCCTCGCGAGATAGTTTGACGTTGCAACGTGCTCTGTCCCTTGTTTCGGAAGCTGAACTGATCGCAGATGTGATCGAGGCCAGGTTGCCGGTGGATCGTTTCGTTAATCTTGCAACAGATGATACAATCGAGTTAGGCGTGTTGTTGGGCGGCTTGAATTTGCGCAGCGGTGTAGAAGTATTTGTGTTTGATCAATCTGAAACGATGATTGCGAATATTGAAGGCAGCCAGGTTTTTGGTCTGGATTCCAGTACGATACACTCTGAGACCTTTTTGACGGATGGATTGGCGTGGCTCTGGGCAAGGGTTTTGGCCCCACTCAAGCTGGGGAAA
This region includes:
- a CDS encoding response regulator transcription factor, translating into MSRIALVDDDRNILTSVSMTLEAEGFEVETYNDGQAALDAFNKKLPDMAVLDIKMPRMDGMDLLQRLRQKTAMPVIFLTSKDDEIDEVLGLRMGADDYVKKPFSQRLLVERIRALLRRQDAVAGDVVADSEETKVMERGDLRMDPLRHAVSWKGNDVSLTVTEFLLLQALAQRPGFVKSRDQLMDVAYDDQVYVDDRTIDSHIKRLRKKMRTADDAFSAIETLYGIGYRYNGE